Sequence from the Rutidosis leptorrhynchoides isolate AG116_Rl617_1_P2 chromosome 3, CSIRO_AGI_Rlap_v1, whole genome shotgun sequence genome:
ATAACCGATGTAAATTTCTTTACATGGAGCACAACTAACAAACTCATCTAAtttatgtttaattgattattAGGTCTTACGAATAAACTTAAAACTGTAAAATCTTTTTCATCATAATGGTTCAGGAATGTTCATCGTTATCTTATTCACCACATGAATCAGATGAATCGTCTTCTTTTACTTCTCAgttggatgatgatgattatttatCAGAAACATCTGAAATACCCGGAATGTCAGAAATTTAGAATATGGATTTTGAAGAAACACAAAATATTGAGTTTGGAGAATCTCATAATATGAAAACTGATGAGGGAAGAATGACTGAGTAAGACAAATTTTTTACACATAATCTCTGTTTTTAATTATATATCTATGAATTATGATGCTTTATTGATGATACATAATCCCTTTTGTAGTATTTTCTAGTTATATCTATTCCGAACGTTTGATTTATAAAAACATGAATTGTCTACATGAAGTGTGATTTATCTTTTTTTAGTTTCATAGTTCATGGTTCATAAGTTTTTTTATCTTCATTTGATTCAGGTGGTGTTTATGGCATATAATGAAAAAAATACCTAAAAAGTTAGGTAAACACAAGAAATACAAATCAATCAAGTACCTGCTTAAAAAGGCTGTATACGATTCTTTGACATCTAGTGAATTCGAAGTTGCATGGAATACAGTGATAGGTCGATACAAGCTGGAAAAGAGTAGGTGGCTTAAGTCATTGTATGAGGAAAGACAACGATGGGTCCCTTCCTTTGTGAAAGGTATCTTTTAGGCAGGAATGTCTACTACACAACGTAGTGAGAGCATTAATTCGTTCTTTGATAAATACGTAAATAGGAAAACTTCTTTAAAACAATTTGTGGAGCAGTATGAAAATGCATTGAGGGATAGGGCTGAGAAGGAGAATGTTGAAGATTTTAATTCCTACAACTCATGGTACCCGCCGATTACCCGTTATGCTATTGAAAAACAAATGAAGGAAGTTTTAACCAATTCTAAGTTTAAGGAATTTAGGGAAGAGTTAACGGGAAAAATGTATTGTGGGATTGGCTCTATAAAATCACAGAGTGACTATTTAGAGTATGAAGTGATTGAGGATGTAATGAACAATGAAAATCTAATGAAGAAACAATTTACAGTTTGGTTCAAAAAGGGAGATTCAGTTGACGATTGTGATATTAGGTGTATATGTCGTTTGTTTGCGTTTAGAGGAATGTTGTGTAGGCATGTAGttactgttggagtatgatactaataatgctaaaaacgaacatatatttcatagcattatccctcaagaaagacaagcttttagttgcaattgttctatttacaagtgatattcgtttaaataataaaaggtgaagacaaaagacagattcgacgaattgaagacgcaaacgaccaaaaagctcaaaagtacaaagtacaatcaaagtggttccaattattgataagaaacgtctcaaaattacaagagtacaagatgcaaaacgcaaagtacaagatattaaattgtacgcaaggacgttcgaaaatccggaaccgggaccagagtcaactctcaacgctcgacgcaacggactaaaaattacaaatcaactatgcacataaatataatataatatttaaataattcttataattatttatatatatatttatttataaaaaaactgtcggcagaagaaacaagctcatgtgagctggaaaagtaggccatgcgatcgcatggcctggcagttataaaaccatgcgatcgtatggaggccTTTTTCTgtccacatgcctataaaagtcaggctttgcacgaacctaaaacatatctttttctcttctcattcatatacgtaaata
This genomic interval carries:
- the LOC139900756 gene encoding protein FAR-RED ELONGATED HYPOCOTYL 3-like, yielding MSTTQRSESINSFFDKYVNRKTSLKQFVEQYENALRDRAEKENVEDFNSYNSWYPPITRYAIEKQMKEVLTNSKFKEFREELTGKMYCGIGSIKSQSDYLEYEVIEDVMNNENLMKKQFTVWFKKGDSVDDCDIRCICRLFAFRGMLCRHVVTVGV